TGGGCGTCTGCGCCCATCCTCGAATCCCGCAGCCCACTCACACCATTCGGGGTGAACGGAGCTCTGGAGAGGATGAGATCGGGAGTGGAGTCGCTTTCTCGGCGACTCGGGTTGAAGGGGCCGTTCTGGTAAAGACCAGTCAGGAAGGCCCGTGGCGGTAGCGGCTGAGGCAGGATTCGCCGTAGCGGCGGGTGTCGACGCGGATCAGGTCGGCGGCTTGGTCGGGGGCGGGGTGGCGGGAGGAATGTTCTAGAGCGAACTCCCCGTGGCGGGCCAGGAGAGGGGAGACGGCGGTGAGGAGCTTCTCGTGAGCGGTGTAGGCGTAGGGCGGATCCGCGAAGATCAAATCGAAGGGGCCGGCCTCCTCCTGGAGCAAGCGTTCCAAGCCCTCCGGCAGCTTCAACCGTCGCAAATCGATGGCCTCCCCCAGACTGGAGCGATTCCGCTCCAACACCTTGAGAGCCCGAGGATTGCCCTCCACCGCCAACACCGACAACGCTCCCCGTCCCGCCGCCTCCAATCCCATGACGCCACTGCCGGCGAAAAGATCCAGGAAACGGCTCCCCGGCAACTCCTCGCCCCAAATCGACAGCAGCGCCTCCCGCAGGCGCCCGGAAGTGGGCCTTGCCGAAGCGGGGACTTCCAACCGCCGGCCGCGGTGGGCGCCGCCACTCACCCGCACCCCCGATGCCGCCATCAATAGGACTCCCAGCCCGGATCCGAATCCGATTCCGAGCTCACCAGGCGCTCGAACTCCCGCCGCAGATCCTCGAAACTGACGATCATCGACACCGGCTGCCCCAACCCTTGGAGCTCGACCCCCAAGCCGTCGGTGGTGAAGAGCACGACCTCGAATAGGTTGCCGTCCTGGCGCCGCAGAACATCGCCGATCTCCGGCTCATAATCCGTCGGAATGCCCCGCTGGATGCCCTCCTCCCGGTGTACGTGGCGAGGTAGCTCCTCCACCACCGAGACCACCCGCGACAGCGCCAGGCTCAGCGAATCGAAACGTCCGAAAGTGATGCTGCGCTGCGGGTGGTCCGGCAGCGCCAGATCCAGCCGGCACCGATCCACCCACTCTCCCCCCACGACGCCGCCGTAGCGCGCGTCCGTTTCCGACAAATCGATGCGGCCCATGCGGGTCACGTAGGTGGCCAGCTGCTCCGGCGTCAGCTCCCCCAGGAACATGCGGGTGGTCTCTCCCGGGGCCTCGAAGGAGGCGCCCAGGTCGCTGGTGGCGAAGGTCTCCTGGCGGACGGAGGCTTCCCGCAGCCGTACTGTGCCGTTGGCGAAGAGGGTGATCTCCTCGCGGCCGATGTCGCTGGTGCAATCCAGGCGGGCGAGCTCCCGGGTGCGTGAGCCCTGGCGGGCCGTGCTCGTGTCGTCCTCCCCATCGGATACCGGAATGCCCGGATTGAGCAGCTCCTCCGCCGCCAGATCCTCGGGAATCGAGTTGCCGAAGTCGAGCTCCGGGGCAGGAGCTTCTTCGTCGTCTTTGGACTTCTGCGCCAGGGCCGGCTCGGTCCAGGCCCATGCTCCGACGAGCAGCAGGAGCGTCAGAACCCAAAATCTCATCGGACAACGTCCACGGTGGACCTACACCTCCGGCCGCTGTTGACGCACCGTCCCCGAGCCCAGCAGACCTTCCAGCGAAGAGACCAGATCCGGCCCCACTGCCACCGCCAAATCCGTCCGCGGGCGGATGTGCACCGTCTGATCCGGGAGTTTCAGGTGCAGGTGCACCGGCACCTCGCCGGGATGCTCGATGAGCAGGTCCCGCACCTGCATCAGTTCCACCGGACCGAGATCCGAGGGCACCGTCAGCTCCAGGCCGAGGATCTTGTCCCGCGGGTTCTCGATGGCCTGGATCTCCTCCACGCTCATCTCATAGTCGCTGCCCCGTTCCCGCACCGAGCCCTGGACCACCACCACCGCCTCGTCTGCCAGCAGGTGGCCGAATTGGGAGAGCTGATTGGCGAAGACCGCCACCGGCAGCGTGCCGGTCAAATCCTCGAGGATAAAGCGGCCCATGAGCCGCCCTTCGTTGGGGCCGCTCTTGATCTTGACGCGGCGGAAGCGGGTCACCAGGCCTCCCAGCTTCACCGAACCGTCGGCACCGTTCTCCTTGACGCTGGCGATCTCCTGCACCCGCCGGCGCTCCAGCTGGGACATGTACTCGGTGAGAGGATTCCCGGTGAGATAGATGCCCAGGGTCTCCTTCTCGTAGCTCAGCCGCTCCCGATCCGACCACGGAGTCAGATTCGGATCCGGTGACGGTGAGAGATCCACCGCGGCACCGAAAAGGTTGGTTTGCCCGGCCTCCTTCTCCCGCTGCTGGCTGAGAGCGTAGTCGAGGACTCGGTCCAGGGCCTCCCACAAAGCCCGCCGGTTGGGCTCCACGCCGTCGAAGCAGCCGGATTTGATCAGGCATTCGAAGACCTTGTGGTTGAGGGCCTTGAGATCTACCTCTTGGGCGAAGTGGGCCAGCCCCCGAAACTCCCCCACGTCCCGCCGGGCTTCGAGCATGGCGTTCACCGCCCCTTCACCGATACCGCGGATGGCCCCCAGGCCGAAGCGCACGTCGCCGCCTTCGACGGTGAAATCCCAATGGCTGCGGTTGATGTCCGGCGGCAGCATGCCGATGCCCATCTCTCGGCATTCGGCGATGTATTTGGCCACGTTCTCCGTGGTGCCCATCTCGGAGTTGAGCATCGCCGCCATGAACGCCACCGGATGATGGGCTTTGAGATAGGCGGTCTGGTACGCCAGCAGGGCGTAGGCGACACTGTGGCTCTTGTTGAAGCCGTAGCCGGCGAAGGGCTCGATGTACTCCCAGAGCTCCGCGGCGCGCTTGCCAGAGGTGCCCCGCTCCTCGGCGCCGGAGACGAATTTGGCCTTCATCTTGGCCATCACGTCGACCTTCTTCTTGCCCATGGCCTTGCGCAACACGTCCGCCTCGGCCATGGTGAAGCCCGCCACCTCCACCGCGATGAGCATCACCTGCTCCTGGTAGACGATGACGCCGTAGGTCTCCTCGAGGATCGGCTGGGTCTCCGGCAGCATGTAGACGACCTTCTTCTTGCCCAGCTTGCGCTGGATGTACTCCTCCACCATGCCGACGCTGAGGGCGCCGGGGCGGTAGAGGGCGTTGAAGGCTGCCAGATCCTCGAATTTCGACGGGCGGGCGCGACGCAAGAGGTCCTTCATCCCCGACGACTCGAATTGGAACACGCCGCTGGTGCGGCCCTCGCAGAAGAGTTGGTAGGTCTCGTCGTCGTCCAAGGGCAGGCGCTCGAGGTCGATCTCGATGCCCTGCTGCTGGAGGATCTTCACCGCGTCGTCGATCACCGTCAGGGTGCGCAGACCGAGGAAGTCCATCTTCAGCAGGCCGAGGTCCTCCACCACGTCCTTGTCCCACTGGGTCATGATGGTCTCGACGCCGTTTTTCTTCACCCGGTAGAGGGGCACCAGCTCCTCCGTCGGGCGCGGCGTGATCACCACCCCGGCGGCGTGCATGGAGGCGTGGCGGGTGAGGCCTTCGAGGCGGCTGCCGATCTCGACGATCTGGGCGACCTGGGGATCCTTGCGCACCTCGGTCTTGAGGGGCTCGTCCTTCGCCGCCTGGGCCAGCGACCGGGTCATGTCCGGCACCATCTTGGCCACCTGGTCGACCTTCGCGTAGGGCAGGCCGAGAACGCGGCCGACGTCGCGGATGGCGGCCTTGGCGGCGAGGGTTCCGAAGGTGATGATCTGGGCTACCCGGTCCTTGCCGTAGGTGTCCGAGACGTAGTTGATGACCTCGCCGCGACGGCGCATGCAGAAATCGATGTCGATATCCGGCAT
This genomic window from Acidobacteriota bacterium contains:
- the rsmD gene encoding 16S rRNA (guanine(966)-N(2))-methyltransferase RsmD, encoding MAASGVRVSGGAHRGRRLEVPASARPTSGRLREALLSIWGEELPGSRFLDLFAGSGVMGLEAAGRGALSVLAVEGNPRALKVLERNRSSLGEAIDLRRLKLPEGLERLLQEEAGPFDLIFADPPYAYTAHEKLLTAVSPLLARHGEFALEHSSRHPAPDQAADLIRVDTRRYGESCLSRYRHGPS
- the dnaE gene encoding DNA polymerase III subunit alpha, which translates into the protein MTQFVHLHLHSQYSLLDGANRINDVMDAAVEANMPAVALTDHGNMFGAIEFYNRAHAKGVKPIIGIEAYTTPHGRHDRTPGKGSSNHLVLLAKNETGYKNLLRLTSASYLEGFYYKPRMDHELLRQHSDGIIALSACLKGEVNEGLRLRGKDAAEDAARELMDIFGQENFYLELQNHGIQEQVEANEFLRGLSRKLGVEMVVSNDCHYLRQSDSKAHDALLCIGTQKNVSDPDRLRYASDQFYMKTAAEMLDLFPGDHRAIENTVAVAERCNLVIPTGTFHLPEFPVPEGYTLDSYFEKVARDGLDFRLGQLRRRNAQVLEKFSVELYMERLEREIGIIKKMGFPGYFLVVWDFMRYSRENGIPVGPGRGSAAGSLVSYALRITDIDPLQYDLLFERFLNPDRISMPDIDIDFCMRRRGEVINYVSDTYGKDRVAQIITFGTLAAKAAIRDVGRVLGLPYAKVDQVAKMVPDMTRSLAQAAKDEPLKTEVRKDPQVAQIVEIGSRLEGLTRHASMHAAGVVITPRPTEELVPLYRVKKNGVETIMTQWDKDVVEDLGLLKMDFLGLRTLTVIDDAVKILQQQGIEIDLERLPLDDDETYQLFCEGRTSGVFQFESSGMKDLLRRARPSKFEDLAAFNALYRPGALSVGMVEEYIQRKLGKKKVVYMLPETQPILEETYGVIVYQEQVMLIAVEVAGFTMAEADVLRKAMGKKKVDVMAKMKAKFVSGAEERGTSGKRAAELWEYIEPFAGYGFNKSHSVAYALLAYQTAYLKAHHPVAFMAAMLNSEMGTTENVAKYIAECREMGIGMLPPDINRSHWDFTVEGGDVRFGLGAIRGIGEGAVNAMLEARRDVGEFRGLAHFAQEVDLKALNHKVFECLIKSGCFDGVEPNRRALWEALDRVLDYALSQQREKEAGQTNLFGAAVDLSPSPDPNLTPWSDRERLSYEKETLGIYLTGNPLTEYMSQLERRRVQEIASVKENGADGSVKLGGLVTRFRRVKIKSGPNEGRLMGRFILEDLTGTLPVAVFANQLSQFGHLLADEAVVVVQGSVRERGSDYEMSVEEIQAIENPRDKILGLELTVPSDLGPVELMQVRDLLIEHPGEVPVHLHLKLPDQTVHIRPRTDLAVAVGPDLVSSLEGLLGSGTVRQQRPEV